A single genomic interval of Lentimicrobium saccharophilum harbors:
- a CDS encoding sensor histidine kinase, which produces MKRKHVLLIHLFYWFYIINQALFPMYIGKVDKSFLENHQYLFEVCLATLMNVITFYTIYFTFPGLMNFKNRIAAVFSGLVIIAILTSFRTPLEFISWKWFGSMPPEELVFEWAYFWNNLRLVIITGIYAVLIWFMIRSFETQKLRDELVKQQQAGELALLRSQINPHFLFNTLNNIYSLVYKKSDEAPPAVMKLSSIMRYMLYDATGDRVPLDKEIEYLRSFIELQKLRIRNPESVSFTIEGNTDGRTIAPMLLISFVENAFKHGSKTHQPFVVIRLAVKNDRITYEVVNHLRKTSLARNESESGIGLSLIKKRLALLYPDKHHLKITEEADTFSIKLEIMN; this is translated from the coding sequence TACATCGGGAAAGTGGACAAATCTTTCCTGGAGAATCATCAATACCTGTTTGAGGTTTGTCTGGCTACGCTGATGAATGTGATTACGTTTTATACAATCTACTTTACATTTCCGGGGTTGATGAACTTTAAAAACCGGATTGCTGCCGTGTTTTCAGGATTAGTGATTATCGCCATTCTGACGTCATTCAGAACGCCACTGGAATTCATTTCCTGGAAATGGTTCGGCAGTATGCCTCCGGAAGAGCTGGTTTTCGAATGGGCTTATTTCTGGAATAACCTCCGGTTGGTGATTATTACCGGAATTTATGCCGTGCTGATATGGTTTATGATCCGCTCATTTGAAACGCAGAAACTCAGGGATGAACTTGTCAAACAACAACAGGCGGGAGAACTGGCCCTGCTCAGGTCGCAGATTAATCCGCATTTTCTCTTCAATACGCTAAACAACATTTATTCACTGGTCTACAAAAAGTCGGATGAAGCGCCGCCTGCCGTTATGAAACTGTCATCAATCATGCGGTATATGCTCTATGACGCAACCGGTGACCGTGTTCCGCTTGACAAAGAAATTGAATACCTCAGGAGTTTCATTGAATTGCAGAAACTGAGGATCAGGAACCCGGAGTCCGTTTCATTTACGATTGAAGGCAATACCGACGGCAGAACCATTGCACCCATGCTGCTGATCTCATTCGTTGAAAATGCCTTTAAACATGGCAGCAAAACCCATCAGCCCTTTGTCGTGATCAGGTTAGCGGTCAAAAACGACCGCATTACCTATGAGGTGGTCAATCATCTGCGGAAAACATCTCTGGCACGGAATGAAAGTGAAAGCGGCATCGGGTTGAGCCTGATCAAAAAAAGGCTGGCACTTCTTTATCCGGATAAGCATCATCTGAAGATTACCGAAGAAGCAGACACCTTCAGCATCAAACTTGAAATCATGAATTAA
- a CDS encoding LytR/AlgR family response regulator transcription factor, with amino-acid sequence MKISCIAVDDEPLALDILREYCAKVPFLNLQCTFDNALETLEYLRNNSVDLLLLDIQMEDLTGIQLLNALKTKPYVILTTAYDNYALQGFELDVADYLLKPISFERFVRGIDKVYERMLKEKTAPAIKPENHVPAAGEAQDYFFVKTETRIEKITTSEVLYVEGMGDYWRIVTTNRRIMTLMNARGIEENLHEPRFCRVHKSWFVAIDKIDFVERKHIKIRDQRIPVSDTYLKNFFDIIEKRKK; translated from the coding sequence ATGAAAATCAGCTGCATAGCCGTAGATGACGAGCCCCTGGCCCTCGATATTTTAAGGGAATACTGTGCCAAGGTACCCTTCCTTAATCTGCAATGTACTTTTGACAATGCGCTGGAAACGCTTGAATACCTCCGCAACAACAGCGTGGACCTTTTACTGCTGGATATACAGATGGAAGACCTCACCGGCATTCAACTTCTCAATGCCCTGAAGACAAAGCCCTATGTGATCCTTACCACGGCTTATGACAATTATGCCCTGCAAGGCTTCGAGCTCGACGTGGCGGACTACCTGCTGAAACCCATCTCATTTGAACGGTTTGTCAGGGGAATCGACAAAGTATATGAACGGATGCTCAAAGAAAAAACCGCCCCGGCCATAAAACCTGAAAACCACGTTCCGGCCGCGGGCGAGGCACAGGACTATTTTTTTGTTAAAACCGAAACCCGCATTGAAAAGATTACCACTTCCGAAGTACTTTACGTGGAAGGTATGGGCGACTACTGGCGCATCGTTACCACAAACAGGAGGATAATGACCCTGATGAACGCCCGCGGTATTGAAGAAAACCTGCACGAACCCAGGTTCTGCCGGGTGCACAAGTCCTGGTTTGTGGCCATCGACAAAATCGACTTTGTGGAGCGGAAACACATCAAAATCAGAGACCAGCGCATACCTGTCAGTGACACATACCTGAAAAATTTCTTCGACATCATAGAAAAAAGAAAAAAATAG